A window of the Lolium perenne isolate Kyuss_39 chromosome 7, Kyuss_2.0, whole genome shotgun sequence genome harbors these coding sequences:
- the LOC127316669 gene encoding ras-related protein RABA5c: MGDDSDGEAEEYLFKVVIIGDSAVGKSNLLSRYARNEFNLHSKATIGVEFQTQSMDIDGKEVKAQIWDTAGQERFRAVTSAYYRGAFGALLVYDISRRATFDNVGRWLQELNTHSDTTLAKMLVGNKCDLENIREVPVEEAKALAESEGLFFMETSALDSTNVKTAFELVIKDIYGSVSRKILNSDSYKAELSLNRVNIDDDDSKDSQKQTNRFGCC, translated from the exons ATGGGCGACGACTCGGACGGCGAGGCGGAGGAGTACCTCTTCAAGGTGGTGATCATCGGGGACAGCGCAGTGGGCAAGAGCAACCTGCTCTCCCGCTACGCGCGCAACGAGTTCAACCTCCACTCCAAGGCCACCATCGGGGTCGAGTTCCAGACGCAGAGCATGGACATCGACGGAAAGGAGGTCAAGGCCCAGATCTGGGACACCGCGGGCCAGGAGCGATTCAGGGCCGTCACGTCGGCGTACTACCGGGGCGCATTCGGGGCGCTGCTCGTCTACGACATCTCGCGACGGGCCACCTTCGACAACGTCGGACGATGGCTCCAAGAACTCAACA CACATTCTGACACTACGCTAGCCAAGATGTTGGTGGGCAACAAATGCGATCTGGAGAACATCCGTGAAGTGCCAGTCGAGGAAGCCAAAGCACTTGCGGAATCTGAGGGGCTCTTCTTCATGGAGACGTCAGCTCTGGACTCGACGAATGTGAAGACGGCATTCGAGCTCGTCATAAAGGATATCTACGGCAGTGTGAGCAGGAAGATACTGAACTCCGACTCTTACAAGGCCGAGCTATCCCTCAACAGGGTGAACATCGACGATGATGACTCGAAAGACAGCCAAAAGCAGACGAACCGGTTCGGGTGTTGCTAG
- the LOC127316670 gene encoding jacalin-related lectin 3-like yields MEGSVVRMGPCGGGGGHDRDMDMRGVNRVVKVVVRHGDTVDAISVLYERNGREEWTDLWGGQGGTLAEICLQPDEHFTSVVGHYGEFDGSFAVRSLTFVGNRRSFGPYGQEDGVPFTLPAAGGKILGFHARSGRRLDALGTYVKMVADKVPARRRMADKSAPTTPRS; encoded by the exons ATGGAGGGCTCGGTCGTGAGGATGGGgccctgcggcggcggcggcggccacgaCAGGGACATGGACATGCGCGGCGTCAACCGCGTCGTCAAGGTGGTCGTCCGCCACGGCGACACCGTCGACGCCATCTCCGTCCTCTACGAGCGCAACGGCCGGGAGGAGTGGACCGACCTGTGGGGAGGACAAGGGGGAACGCTCGCCGAG ATCTGCCTGCAGCCGGACGAGCACTTCACCAGCGTGGTGGGACACTACGGCGAGTTCGACGGCAGCTTCGCCGTGAGGTCGCTCACCTTCGTCGGCAACCGACGCAGCTTCGGGCCGTACGGGCAGGAGGACGGCGTGCCGTTCACGCTCCCCGCCGCCGGAGGAAAGATCCTCGGCTTCCACGCGCGCTCCGGTCGCCGCCTCGACGCGCTCGGCACATACGTCAAGATGGTTGCTGATAAGGTCCCGGCGAGGAGAAGGATGGCTGACAAATCGGCGCCGACGACGCCACGGAGCTGA